Genomic window (Oryza sativa Japonica Group chromosome 3, ASM3414082v1):
GTGTTCACTTGGGCAGTTAGGATGAGGTTTTCAGTCACGCGTGAAACGAGAAAGCTCAtcagcacatgattaattacgtaataactaatataaatttgaaaaaaaaatggatccatttgattttttaaaaaacttttatatagaaatttttgcACAAAActcaccgtttagcagtttgggaaacATATGctaacggaaaaaaaaaagaaggttgCTCGTTCGATTTTTCTGAAAAGAACTTAGCCTTACTTCAGCATTGACCAAGGGATTGGTCTGGTATTtttaaaatgttcaaaaatttAGTAGCATATTTTATTTGCTACTCAGCATGATTACATGATTGTTTTTTGGTTCTAAAGCATACACCTTGTCTTCAGAATTTTCAAATAATGACCATAATGCCCTGCTATCCAATCAATGTTCCGTGTTTTCCCCCATTTATGTTCGCCTCTTTGTTCTAAAATACTTGATATCGATTTTCAGTTAACACAAAGGTCGACATGCGGTTCAATGTAAAAGAGGCTCAGTGGCTTGGTGAGAGAATCAAAGAACGGATATTACAAAcggtataaaaaaaatcttcctcTTTTGCAAATCTTCATTGTCATTTTTTCTGTATTGTCTCAAGAGGTTGTTTATATTTGCTTGGTATACACAGGAAAAGAACCGGATAAATAAAGATGGGGAGCTTGTGATATCTTCTACAAAAACTAGGACACAAAAGTAAATGTTACTCAGTTCTTTTGATTGTCTTGTTTGGACAGCAACTGACACAATTTATCCTTTTAGGGGAAACATTGAAGATGCTTTGCAGAAAATACAGGTATGCTTTACTCATTTCAGTTCTTTGTCAGGAAGTAATTTGCAGAGGCTTCATGTTATTGTGCTCCCCTAGCTTTTTAACTAAACAAGTATCTCCTTAACAGGCAATCATTGATGCTGCATCCTATGTACCTCCACCCCCTTCAGAAGAGCAAAAGAAGAAGGTTGAAAAAATGTAAGCTGCTATTTTTTCTTCCATCTGCTCCCTTCAATTTCCGTTGTTTTcagttattttatttctttagaAAGTCCAATGCAGTCATCATTACTTCTGCAATGTGCTGATGATGTTTGATATTTTATTATCCAGTTGTAGATTAATAATACTATTTGTGTAATTGAATGCACCAAGTGTGTATAGATCtgctttcttaaaaaaatgtaacAAGTGTGTGCAAGTAGCTACATACGCTTCTATAAAAGATACCGCATTACTCTCCAAAGTGCAAACAGTTAGTAGCGGTTGAGATTAGCCAACCTTTGAACTTGTGCAATGTTAGTTTTTAGGAGATCAAAGAAACATTTTTGCATATGCGAACTCTGAATCTTTGTAGTCATATCTCTAGCTCACACTTGAGAACTATAAATTGTCGAATTACACTCGTTTATTCAGTTGCTGCTGTGTATTTCATTTCAGTGCTGCAGCCGCTGAAAGGAAGAGACTTCAGAAGAAGAAAGTGCTTTCGCAGAAAAAGGAATTTAGGAGGAACAGGACTAGCTGGGATTGACTGCAAGTTATTTTGCTTAAAATCATACCTGTATTTCGTGCCCTTTTGAGGTGATCAAGCTTCCCGCATGGTAAACCCTTATTGCTTTCCCTGCCTTAATCCCCATTTTTTGGTCCCAAAATGTTCCTATCACTAATATCAATGTGATAGTAACTCAGGTTCTGACAACTAGTATTTGCTCCGCGTGGTTCTTGAGCGTGGAGATAGGGCTCACCTGATCCTTGTGGCAGTAAATATCCATGCGCGACAGGAACAAGTTCCAAACCGGTGAAGACGTATTGGTGAATATGGCGAGTTTCAGAGCCAGTTTTTGCTCCATCAATTGGAAGGTAGCATCTGACGGGAAAACACTGCCTTTTGTCCTAAAATGCACTGTTTGTCAGTGGTCCTGATCCCTGAACTTATCACATGCATCACATGCTACTGTAACAATCATTCACCCAATTATAAAGTGTTTGCGTGCCTGTGCTAAACATTGATGAACTTTGGCATATCCACATATGCACAGTTAGGAACACTGGATGCATCGCGCGGTAACAATGGGCATGGGTACGGGTGATATGCGtgttaaaaaaagagagtaggCATTGTGCTGCCAAGGCGATGGGCTATGCTACAACCATCACCTGCACGCGCCGTCAGCTTGTCACGCCTTCTGGTATACCGGTATGGTATGGACGTGTTGCACGACCAAATGTGTGCCGTGGAACCGGCAATACTTCTGACACAACATTCCGGTTGCTAGTGTAATTCCCCCAACGTGTACGTGCGTGCGCTACCGTTCTCGTCAACCATTGAATTGTAGCCTCGCGTCACGGCAAGGCAAGCTGCTCCACACCATCTCATCTCACGGGGGCAGCTTAAAGAGCCATACACGCAATCACGCGTCAGTAACAGCAGTAGGTTTGCACCGTTTCAGGCTAGCAGCCGAGACAGTGAGGGGGAGAGTGAGAGGTCAGGGGACTACTGGCAGAGGCAGGCCTTGTGAGTTGTGCCACACTGCCACTCGGCAGGGCAGGTGTCAGCCGTGCGCGAGCACAGTGGCGTGCGTGCCTCCGCGTGCCTCGTACTGCgcctgctccctccgtttcaaaaaaaaaaaaagtcaaaccctAGGTTCCTATGTCTAACTTTGACTGtcttatataaatattttttatagttcGTATTTTCGTTATTGTTAGATaagaaaatatgattaatattttatgcgtgacttatctttttaattttttataatttttttaattaagacGGACAGTCCAACGTTAAACACGCAAacaaggtttgttttttttaacggagggagtactccacaCGGCTTCGCGGGTGGGTGCCTCCCTGCGGATACGCGCCGTACAACTCCTACACGGCTTCGCGGGTCGCCCGGGCGGGCGGCGTGCCAGTGTATGGTGCCGTTCCATTGCCgtgcggctcccctccctcgtCATCCGCGCCGACCGTGCCAGGGCACGGGCACGGGGGGGTGTCACGCAGACAGTACAGTGGTCTCCCTTTGACTGGCCAGTCAAGAGGACCAGTTCGCCACAGCCAGCAGTCCAGCGCCCGCGGTCAAGTCACCATACGTTTGCTTCCATCCCCTGCACACCGTCTCATCGCTCCGGCGATTTGACGTCGGACGAGACGCAACCCGTAGAAGAAAAACAGAACTCCGGACCGTGGCGCGGCGCCGCACTGGCGCGCCTGGCGAGCGTGTGCGTCCATCGATTTGTTTTCCCCTCGGTGCCTCGGCCGAAGTAGGGGACCGGCCACATTCGCTGTAGCGGACTAGCGGGGGTGGGATCACCACACCGTACAGTGGTCAATGGAACTACTTTTCTCTATCTTAAAATATTATATCTAAAAGATaacaatattttaaaacagagagagtagcGCTCAATTAAACGCATTTAGATGGAACAGTAAAATAAACTCTTATTTTAAGACTCAGAGCAGTAAACTTAGGCTGTCTTTAGATGGTGGAAAAGTTAGGAAGTTAGTAGAAAGTTGAtagtttatgtgtgtaaaaaagttttcGATGTGACGTAATATGATGGAAAGTTAGAAATTtgggaaactaaacacggcctcaaAATCCAAATCAACGCACGGAAAACACATCGCATGCGATATGCGATGTGGTCGTCAAGTGGCTTCATAGCCCGGTCGTTGCGCCGTTGCGCTCAAGTGACATTGTGACAATGCAATGCAGGATCCAACGTCTGGAATTGGTTTTACTCAGGATTGGGCGGCAGAGACGTGCGGCCGAGGGATCAAGAGCTGGTAGCTGACCGTAAAATAAAGAGACCATTCCGACCTGCAGTTTTGTTGTCCACGCTTTTGAAAACCTTGATGTACAAATGTACCCATAACAAGTCATCTGTGTCTCCTCTTGTCTGTCCCAAAAATAACATCATTTTGAACAACCATTGAAATTAAATAAAGTGGGGACAATTCCACTTAGTTTTGGTAAAGTGAGagtattctatttttttttacttttatattGTTATATGTGAGATTgattaaaaatgaacttattttggtacAACTATACTGAGATATAACTTCTACGGTCTTGAAAACATAATACActgctataaataaataaagtaatACAATACACAAACTAATGTTTCCGTTAGGAATTGAGCATGGCTTGTTGGAATAAAAGAGCAACATATTGCCACCACACTATGGCTGTGTTCACATATGCCGGTTTCCATCCCAAACAATACGTATGAAAAACGGAGCGGTTCATTAGCACGTAATCAATTAAGTATtcgctattttttaaaaaatgattcaatataattttttgagcaaatttcgtgtagaaactttttttaaaaaaacgtacCGGTTAACAGTTttaaaagcgtgcgcgcgaaaaacgaagCAAATGAAGTTGGGAACTTGGAGTTCCAAACACACCCATATTCACATATTCACATGAGAACATTGTTGGTTAAATAAGTCTCTCAATATTCTAACTTGGATGTGAGGTTAGATCCAACACCTAAACATTGATTGTGTTCCCCTGTTAATATGGATTTTATGGCAATGTGAAAATATTCTTAACGTCAAAGTATATAGTGTCGAGATGTTTTGCTTTAACGCTAATAAAATTTACGCTAATGTCGGATTCCTTTTACAAAGTTTTTATTCAATCTTTAAATAGTCttcttttgtttaaaaaaacccAAAACTTCAAATTTTCAGCCATTCCATATCCAAGCGTGCGCGCGTGCCTATAAAACGCAGCAGGGAGGTTTTTTATTGGTCGTAAGCAGAAGAAGCGCGCTGTCCACTGTCCACACCCGCACACGCCGCTTCCCACCACGGCGGCGCTAAACCCTTTCGAAAGAATCCCCAAATCTCCCACGCTCCAaagcccgaaaccctagctcctGTTCACATGGCGCCAGGGCTCCAGCGCTTCACCGACATCGCCGGGGACGGCGGGCCCCGCCTCGACGCCGCCTCCGGCGAGGAGCTCCTCCGCATGgaccgcgccgcctccgtcgccctcggccgccgcgcgccggagCCCCCGGGTACCCTGTTCGTCACCACCAGGTTGGTAGCGTACTGATGCTTCCGCCGTGTCCTTATCTCTTATTTTGCGCATTTGTGCCTACCATCCCGTTCACgttgtgccttttttttttcgtttttaggaGGGTGATTTGGCTTAGCGAGACGGAGAA
Coding sequences:
- the LOC4332255 gene encoding uncharacterized protein, producing the protein MATAMRSTTFLRLGFRQVSSLLFHGPSSPAPTVGLALGVGRGALVRLRCSAAEAGDDGGRKVSARLALTQQVLRDAEERAASAGSDPAPKITLDHVTLNFARSGGAGGQNVNKVNTKVDMRFNVKEAQWLGERIKERILQTEKNRINKDGELVISSTKTRTQKGNIEDALQKIQAIIDAASYVPPPPSEEQKKKVEKIAAAAERKRLQKKKVLSQKKEFRRNRTSWD